One Odocoileus virginianus isolate 20LAN1187 ecotype Illinois chromosome 6, Ovbor_1.2, whole genome shotgun sequence DNA segment encodes these proteins:
- the LOC110141700 gene encoding olfactory receptor 4Q2 produces the protein MDENQTKVVREFILAGFSQTQSIETGLFVLFLLLYVSTWVGNVLIMITVVYDNHLNSSPMYFLLGNLSFLDLCYSTVTTPKLLADFLDNEKLIPYDQCIVQLFFLHVVGAAEMFLLTVMAYDRYAAICRPLHYTTIMSRGLCCVLVAASWMGGFVHSTVQTILTVRLPFCGPNQVDNFFCDVPPVIKLACADTFVIELLMVSNSGLISTSSFVVLVSSYATILVKIRSKEGRQKALSTCGSHLMVVTLFFGPCIFIYARPFSTFSVDKMVSVLYNVITPMLNPLIYTLRNKEVKSAMRKLWDRSGLTWKKQET, from the coding sequence ATGGATGAAAACCAAACAAAGGTAGTGAGAGAATTTATCCTGGCAGGTTTCTCACAGACACAATCTATTGAAACAGGACTCTTTGTACTATTTCTTCTCCTCTATGTGTCCACTTGGGTAGGAAATGTCCTTATCATGATCACAGTAGTCTATGATAACCATCTGAATTCATCACCCATGTATTTCCTTCTTGGCAACCTCTCTTTCCTCGATCTATGTTATTCAACAGTAACTACCCCTAAGCTTCTGGCCGACTTTCTTGATAATGAAAAGCTCATTCCCTATGACCAATGCATTGTGCAGCTCTTCTTCCTGCATGTTGTAGGGGCAGCAGAGATGTTCCTGCTCACAGTGATGGCCTATGATCGCTATGCTGCAATTTGTCGCCCCCTGCACTATACCACCATCATGAGTCGAGGATTATGCTGTGTGTTGGTAGCTGCCTCCTGGATGGGAGGATTTGTACACTCTACCGTTCAGACAATTCTCACTGTCCGTCTGCCCTTTTGTGGGCCAAATCAGGTGGACAACTTCTTTTGTGATGTTCCCCCTGTCATCAAACTTGCCTGTGCAGACACTTTTGTCATTGAATTGCTAATGGTATCTAATAGTGGGTTGATTTCTACGAGCTCCTTTGTAGTGTTGGTTTCTTCATATGCCACTATCCTAGTCAAGATTCGCTCCAAGGAAGGAAGGCAAAAGGCACTCTCAACCTGTGGCTCTCACCTGATGGTGGTAACACTCTTTTTTGGACCCTGTATTTTCATCTATGCTCGTCCATTCTCCACTTTTTCTGTGGACAAGATGGTGTCTGTACTCTACAATGTTATTACTCCCATGCTGAACCCCCTCATCTATACACTTCGGAACAAAGAGGTCAAGTCAGCCATGAGAAAGCTGTGGGATAGAAGTGGACTTACTTGgaaaaagcaggagacataa
- the OR4K14 gene encoding olfactory receptor 4K14 translates to MDLQNYSLVSEFVLHGLCTSQHLQKFFFVFFSELYVLTVLGNLIIVVTVISDPQLHSSPMYFLLGNLSFLDIWLASFATPKMIRDFLSDQKLISFGGCMAQIFFLHFVGGAEMVLLVTMAYDRYVAICKPLHYMAVMSRRTCVGLVLVSWVIGFVHSISQVAFTVNLPYCGPNEVDSFFCDLPLVIKLACLDTYVLDILMISDSGLLSMSCFLLLLISYTVILINVRQRAAGGVSKALSTCSAHIMAVTLFFGPCIFIYVWPFNRFSVDKLLSVFYTIFTPLLNPLIYTLRNKEMKISMKKLRNRHVTSLKSSFPKSYMFLFIQKVSFFNIILIKYFILTLHWYNLYCATLQRNSY, encoded by the coding sequence ATGGACCTGCAGAATTATTCCTTGGTGTCAGAATTTGTGTTGCATGGACTCTGCACTTCACAAcatcttcaaaaatttttctttgtattcttctCTGAGCTCTATGTGCTCACTGTGCTGGGCAACCTTATCATTGTGGTCACTGTAATATCTGACCCCCAACTACACTCCTCCCCTATGTACTTCCTGCTGGGGAATCTCTCTTTCCTGGACATATGGCTGGCCTCATTTGCCACTCCCAAGATGATCAGGgacttccttagtgatcaaaAGCTCATCTCCTTCGGAGGGTGTATGGCTCAGATCTTCTTCTTGCACTTTGTTGGAGGGGCTGAGATGGTACTTCTTGTTACCATGGCCTATGACAGGTATGTGGCCATATGCAAGCCTTTGCATTACATGGCAGTGATGAGCCGGCGGACTTGCGTGGGCCTGGTGCTGGTTTCATGGGTCATTGGATTTGTGCACTCCATCAGTCAGGTAGCCTTTACTGTAAATTTACCTTACTGTGGCCCCAACGAGGTGGACAGCTTTTTCTGTGACCTTCCTCTCGTGATCAAGCTTGCTTGCCTGGACACCTATGTCTTGGATATACTTATGATCTCAGACAGCGGGTTGCTTTCCATGAgctgttttcttctcctgctGATCTCCTACACTGTTATTCTCATCAATGTCCGACAGCGTGCAGCTGGTGGGGTATCCAAAGCACTCTCAACCTGTTCTGCACATATCATGGCAGTCACACTCTTCTTTGGgccctgcattttcatttatGTGTGGCCTTTTAATAGGTTCTCTGTGGACAAGCTCCTCTCTGTGTTTTACACCATTTTTACTCCACTCTTGAACCCTCTTATCTACACACTGAGAAATAAGGAGATGAAAATAtctatgaagaaactgagaaatcGACATGTGACTTCACTGAAGTCCAGCTTTCCAAAAAGTTATATGTTCTTATTCATTCAGAAGGTATCTTTCTTTAATATAATTCTGATCAAATATTTCATTCTGACATTACATTGGTATAATTTGTATTGTGCTACATTACAGAGAAATagttactga